Proteins encoded in a region of the Puniceicoccaceae bacterium genome:
- a CDS encoding LacI family DNA-binding transcriptional regulator, which produces MERRASMKDIAQRAGVSKTAVSLALRNDPQVSESLRNRIQKIASELGYVRNPKIGELMSQMRSSSTRNQHGTLALINGNQDPKAHIQHPTIPTYYEGCKRRAEALGYATDKFWLYEPNMSSQRWVSILKSRGISGIVIIGMMRQNRIPEFFKPVIEQFPTTVTGVRTRKPALSFSCADHHMLTLQAFERAIACGYQRPGLVMEATIDNLVEHRFTSAFRTGQQKYIPAEEHIPIFNRFDEAKTDPQIFFEWFESARPDVILTLFHTVERWLKESGVSIPNEVGLIQLEHRKQHPDWAGMDQHNDICGEAAVDMVINLIYNGEKGFPEYPRATLIGSTWVNGTTVKSIPSDLLPAPLI; this is translated from the coding sequence ATGGAACGTCGTGCATCAATGAAGGATATTGCCCAGCGGGCAGGAGTCTCGAAAACCGCAGTTTCTCTTGCGCTTCGCAACGATCCTCAGGTGTCGGAATCACTGCGCAACCGCATCCAGAAGATCGCAAGTGAGCTGGGTTATGTGCGCAATCCAAAGATCGGCGAACTCATGTCGCAGATGCGCAGCTCCAGCACACGCAATCAACATGGCACACTCGCCCTGATCAACGGAAATCAGGACCCCAAGGCGCACATCCAGCATCCCACGATCCCGACCTACTACGAGGGTTGCAAACGTCGGGCTGAGGCACTCGGTTACGCCACCGACAAGTTCTGGCTCTATGAACCCAACATGTCCTCCCAGCGCTGGGTATCGATTCTCAAGTCCCGGGGCATATCGGGCATCGTGATCATTGGCATGATGCGACAAAACCGTATTCCAGAGTTCTTCAAACCCGTCATTGAACAATTTCCCACGACCGTCACCGGAGTGCGCACCCGAAAACCTGCGCTCTCCTTCTCCTGCGCGGACCATCACATGCTTACGCTCCAGGCCTTTGAACGTGCCATCGCCTGCGGTTATCAACGACCAGGACTGGTCATGGAAGCCACCATCGACAACCTCGTCGAACACCGCTTCACTTCAGCATTTCGCACGGGTCAGCAAAAGTACATTCCTGCCGAAGAACACATTCCGATCTTCAATCGATTCGATGAGGCCAAGACCGATCCGCAAATCTTCTTTGAGTGGTTTGAATCCGCACGTCCCGATGTCATTCTCACCCTCTTTCATACCGTTGAGCGTTGGCTAAAGGAGTCTGGCGTTTCCATTCCCAACGAAGTAGGACTCATACAGCTCGAACACCGCAAGCAGCACCCAGACTGGGCGGGCATGGATCAGCACAATGACATCTGCGGCGAAGCCGCAGTGGACATGGTCATCAACCTGATCTACAATGGAGAAAAGGGCTTTCCGGAATACCCACGGGCAACCCTCATCGGCTCCACCTGGGTGAACGGAACAACAGTCAAAAGCATCCCTTCCGACCTGCTCCCAGCTCCGTTGATTTGA
- the ccsA gene encoding cytochrome c biogenesis protein CcsA — MKKAVPIIFAAVAVAILLLAVLPDRNESDFDVDRFAALPVLEGGRFKPIDSVARTTLLLFRGKQTALSPSGDRIPATEWMMRLTLQPESAASYPVFLIHHEDVKELIGTSNANQKHYSYAEIVPHARKLQELVQTIPQEQSLQNAGQREMLKLFNNLIIYQRLAFTYRVPLLKDSVQAEYGAFMQALKDAAKVVGEDSKADPDEPALAKVSSYLRTYSSLSDTRAVKFVPTDGTASGWLNLSESLMHAMQLGRIPELTLDFAKLSDAYAAGNVEVFNATLQEIETHYASLGGGLPSDKVHAELVVNHLQPFGIAMALYVWVFIGVLVAWLTLDERLLKWVFWIVLLAFLVHTGGLLARMMIQGRPPVTNLYSSAIFVGWGAVALGVILERIYRNGLGSAVSAIIGLMTLIVANHLMASGDTMEMMRAVLDSNFWLATHVITISLGYSATYLAGFLAILYFVLGICTTRLDEATSRSLVRMVYGILCFSLFFSFVGTVLGGIWADQSWGRFWGWDPKENGALMIVIWIALVLHAKRGGIVRTPGFMNLTIFGNVVTSWSWFGTNMLGVGLHSYGFMSAAFFWLVLFCASQVAIMLLGGLLPMRRWRSKASG; from the coding sequence ATGAAAAAAGCTGTCCCCATTATTTTTGCAGCAGTTGCTGTTGCCATATTGCTCCTGGCGGTGTTGCCGGACCGAAATGAATCTGATTTTGATGTAGATCGCTTTGCGGCACTGCCGGTTCTGGAGGGTGGGCGCTTCAAACCCATCGACAGTGTGGCCCGCACCACCTTGCTGCTGTTTCGCGGGAAGCAGACTGCACTGAGTCCCTCAGGTGATCGCATTCCAGCTACAGAGTGGATGATGCGGTTGACCCTTCAACCAGAGAGCGCGGCCAGCTATCCGGTATTTCTGATTCACCATGAGGACGTCAAAGAGCTGATTGGTACAAGCAATGCAAACCAGAAGCATTACAGTTACGCAGAGATTGTTCCCCATGCGCGCAAGTTGCAGGAACTGGTGCAAACCATTCCGCAGGAGCAATCCCTGCAGAATGCAGGCCAACGTGAGATGTTGAAGTTGTTCAACAACCTGATCATTTATCAGCGCCTGGCGTTCACTTACCGGGTGCCGTTACTCAAGGATAGTGTTCAGGCCGAATATGGTGCCTTTATGCAGGCATTGAAAGATGCGGCCAAGGTCGTGGGCGAGGATTCGAAGGCCGACCCCGATGAGCCCGCGCTGGCGAAGGTTTCGAGCTATTTGCGGACTTATTCGAGTCTGTCGGATACCCGTGCGGTCAAGTTTGTTCCAACGGATGGAACTGCTTCGGGCTGGTTGAACTTGAGTGAGTCGCTGATGCACGCAATGCAGCTGGGGCGAATCCCTGAGTTGACGCTCGATTTTGCGAAATTGTCGGATGCGTATGCAGCGGGGAATGTTGAAGTGTTCAATGCGACTCTGCAAGAAATTGAAACACACTATGCCTCATTGGGGGGTGGTTTGCCCAGTGACAAGGTTCACGCCGAGCTGGTGGTAAATCACCTTCAGCCCTTTGGCATTGCGATGGCACTTTATGTGTGGGTATTTATCGGTGTTCTGGTGGCCTGGCTTACCTTGGACGAGCGATTGCTCAAGTGGGTATTTTGGATCGTATTGCTCGCCTTTCTTGTTCACACGGGAGGGCTGCTTGCGCGCATGATGATCCAGGGGCGTCCTCCGGTGACCAATCTGTATTCGTCTGCCATTTTTGTGGGTTGGGGAGCGGTAGCACTCGGAGTCATACTGGAACGAATTTACAGGAACGGACTCGGATCAGCGGTTTCGGCGATCATTGGGTTGATGACGTTGATTGTGGCGAATCACCTGATGGCCAGTGGTGACACGATGGAGATGATGCGCGCAGTGCTGGATTCCAACTTCTGGCTGGCAACTCACGTGATCACGATCTCGCTTGGCTATTCGGCAACCTATCTTGCCGGGTTTTTAGCGATTCTGTATTTTGTGCTGGGCATTTGCACGACCCGACTGGACGAGGCGACCAGCCGCTCTCTGGTGCGCATGGTGTACGGCATTCTCTGTTTTTCCCTGTTTTTCAGCTTTGTGGGGACCGTGCTGGGAGGTATTTGGGCGGATCAGTCCTGGGGGCGTTTCTGGGGGTGGGATCCCAAAGAAAATGGAGCGCTGATGATCGTGATCTGGATTGCGCTTGTTCTGCATGCCAAGCGTGGCGGCATTGTTCGCACACCTGGATTCATGAACCTGACAATCTTTGGAAACGTGGTCACCAGCTGGTCCTGGTTTGGAACAAATATGTTGGGAGTTGGCTTGCACTCCTATGGATTCATGAGCGCAGCGTTCTTCTGGCTGGTCCTGTTCTGCGCCTCACAGGTCGCAATCATGCTGCTCGGTGGCTTGCTTCCGATGCGGCGTTGGCGCAGTAAGGCGAGCGGGTAA
- a CDS encoding cytochrome c biogenesis protein ResB: MKLFFRQLYAVLSSLRLTVYLLGFSLILVFFGTLDQVHFGIYETQRRYFQAVIAFWQYPLEWPGSQVLRWLVLPMPGGYLLGPLFMANLACAHFRYFRPRLRNIGIVLIHGGLGLLLVGQLLTDLAQEDFQMWIDEGSQKNYAESFFNNEIALVDQSDPDVDRVWSIPDDLLKTGAIFQHPELPLSIRIQRFYVNARIMQLQPNQSTGLMQTSQGVASRMRLGVLEAPPTYAHNQRNVTTAVVEILHRGSSLGTWLVSNVFDENLPAQRFEVDGHRFDLSMRFERRYFPFSVHLIEFSHDRYPGTEIPKNFSSLVHVDNHETGETRDTLIYMNHPLRYGGYTFYQASFANEDTSSMLQVVRNPGWLIPYISCVIMSLGLLYQFGWTLVKFAGRMRK; the protein is encoded by the coding sequence ATGAAACTCTTCTTTCGCCAACTTTATGCGGTTCTTTCGTCCCTGCGCTTAACCGTCTATCTCCTGGGCTTTTCGCTGATTCTGGTGTTTTTCGGAACACTTGACCAAGTGCATTTTGGGATTTACGAGACGCAGCGTCGCTATTTCCAGGCGGTGATCGCCTTTTGGCAATACCCGCTCGAGTGGCCTGGCAGCCAAGTGCTGCGCTGGTTGGTATTGCCCATGCCAGGAGGATATCTGCTGGGGCCGTTGTTCATGGCAAATCTTGCCTGTGCGCATTTTCGTTACTTCCGCCCTAGGCTGCGAAATATTGGAATTGTGCTGATTCACGGTGGCCTGGGCTTGCTGTTGGTCGGCCAGTTGCTCACGGATCTGGCACAGGAAGATTTCCAGATGTGGATTGATGAGGGTAGCCAGAAAAACTATGCGGAAAGTTTCTTCAACAATGAGATCGCACTGGTGGATCAATCCGATCCTGATGTTGACAGGGTGTGGTCCATCCCGGACGACCTTCTGAAGACCGGAGCGATATTTCAGCATCCCGAATTGCCGCTTTCTATTCGAATCCAGCGATTCTATGTGAATGCGAGGATCATGCAGCTGCAACCGAATCAGAGTACGGGTTTGATGCAGACGAGTCAGGGCGTTGCCAGCCGCATGCGTCTTGGAGTTTTGGAAGCTCCACCAACCTATGCGCACAATCAGCGCAACGTTACCACGGCGGTGGTTGAAATTCTACATCGGGGAAGCAGTCTGGGAACCTGGCTGGTGTCCAATGTTTTTGATGAAAATCTTCCAGCCCAGCGCTTCGAGGTGGATGGGCATCGCTTTGACCTTTCGATGCGATTTGAGCGCCGTTATTTTCCCTTTTCGGTTCACTTGATCGAATTTTCTCACGACCGGTATCCCGGAACCGAGATTCCGAAGAACTTCTCGAGTTTGGTTCACGTCGACAATCATGAAACAGGGGAAACACGCGACACCCTGATTTACATGAATCACCCGCTGCGATATGGTGGATATACCTTTTACCAGGCTTCGTTTGCAAACGAAGACACGTCATCGATGTTGCAGGTCGTGCGCAATCCGGGATGGTTGATCCCCTACATCTCCTGTGTGATCATGTCCCTTGGCTTGCTCTACCAGTTTGGTTGGACCCTCGTTAAATTTGCAGGAAGGATGCGCAAATGA
- the carA gene encoding glutamine-hydrolyzing carbamoyl-phosphate synthase small subunit — MDTQTLPGILALEDGSVFRGEGFGACKTVVGEAVFNTSMTGYQEILTDPSYYGQIVTMTASQIGNYGVNASDVESDGPKVRGFVVRELSPVTSNWRSEQSLDLYLKDHDVPGITGVDTRAITKKLRVAGAMKACISTEDISDEEAIRRAREWEGVVGMDFVKEVTTQAKYEWDLDAEENNPFLVPGTHLDDHLDRREGRQLMRIAAIDFGAKRSIFRNLARHGFHITVFPATASAEQIEAIKPSGIFLSNGPGDPEPLTYAQETVRKLVGKYPIFGICLGHQILSLALGVKTFKLKFGHRGGNQPVQNIETGKVMITAQNHGFASRREDFDGCDALITEVNMNDNTVAGLRHKEFPAFSVQYHPEAGPGPNDAIPHFESFYQAVKQHHSQQLSASA; from the coding sequence ATGGATACTCAAACACTGCCCGGAATACTTGCACTTGAAGATGGTTCCGTCTTTCGCGGAGAGGGATTTGGAGCCTGCAAAACGGTCGTTGGAGAAGCGGTTTTTAACACCAGCATGACCGGCTACCAGGAAATTTTGACCGACCCGTCCTACTACGGACAGATCGTCACGATGACGGCTTCGCAGATCGGAAACTACGGCGTCAATGCTTCTGATGTGGAATCGGACGGACCCAAGGTCCGGGGGTTTGTGGTGCGCGAACTCAGTCCGGTCACCAGTAACTGGCGCAGTGAGCAATCGCTTGATCTCTATCTTAAGGATCACGATGTTCCCGGTATTACTGGAGTCGATACCCGTGCGATTACCAAAAAACTGCGTGTTGCAGGTGCCATGAAAGCCTGCATCTCGACCGAGGATATTTCGGATGAAGAAGCCATTCGGCGCGCCCGGGAATGGGAAGGCGTTGTTGGTATGGATTTTGTGAAGGAAGTCACCACTCAGGCCAAATATGAGTGGGATCTGGATGCTGAGGAAAACAATCCCTTTCTTGTGCCTGGAACGCACTTGGACGATCATCTCGACCGCCGTGAAGGGCGTCAGCTGATGCGCATTGCCGCCATCGATTTTGGGGCCAAGCGGTCGATATTCCGCAATCTGGCGCGGCATGGGTTTCACATTACGGTGTTTCCCGCAACGGCATCGGCGGAGCAGATTGAGGCGATTAAGCCAAGCGGAATTTTTCTGTCAAACGGACCGGGTGATCCGGAACCGTTGACATATGCGCAGGAGACCGTGCGCAAGCTTGTGGGCAAATACCCGATTTTCGGGATCTGTCTCGGGCATCAGATTCTGTCGCTGGCACTTGGAGTGAAGACCTTTAAGCTCAAGTTTGGTCATCGTGGAGGCAACCAGCCCGTTCAAAACATTGAAACCGGTAAAGTCATGATCACGGCCCAAAATCATGGGTTTGCGTCGCGACGGGAGGATTTTGACGGGTGTGATGCACTCATTACGGAAGTCAACATGAATGACAACACCGTTGCTGGTCTGCGTCATAAGGAATTTCCTGCGTTTTCGGTGCAGTACCATCCAGAAGCTGGACCTGGACCCAATGATGCAATCCCGCACTTTGAGTCTTTTTATCAGGCGGTCAAACAACACCATTCGCAGCAGCTTTCCGCATCGGCTTGA
- a CDS encoding metalloregulator ArsR/SmtB family transcription factor — MNDSEQLAVQLWAIGDAVRLRILDALPYDEDCASRSNVKTLSERLQIPQPTISHHLRVLRQAGIVRKSKHCRDCYYSIDAAAGKRIVNQLRVVIAPTDESRSAR; from the coding sequence ATGAACGACTCGGAACAGTTGGCGGTGCAGTTGTGGGCGATCGGGGATGCCGTGCGCTTGCGCATTCTGGATGCGCTTCCGTATGACGAGGATTGTGCCTCCCGTTCCAATGTGAAAACGCTCTCAGAGCGCCTTCAGATCCCACAACCGACGATTTCCCATCATTTGCGGGTGCTGCGTCAGGCGGGCATCGTCAGGAAATCAAAGCACTGTCGGGATTGCTACTACTCGATTGATGCAGCTGCCGGAAAACGGATTGTTAATCAGCTGCGGGTGGTCATCGCACCGACAGATGAGAGTCGATCTGCCCGGTAA
- a CDS encoding KamA family radical SAM protein — translation MYPNDSRTNWFHGQGLWEEVPSKDWNNWVWQLKNRITTLEQLETYLDLTDEERRGCLFARNKLALAITPYFFNLIDRSDPHCPIRRQVIPREGEMFVNQDELLDPVGEENTMPVKGLVHRYPDRVLFLVTDRCAAYCRYCTRSRLVSNAQDYNFHPSYQEGLDYIRNHPEVRDVLLSGGDPLLLSNKKLDHLLGELRKIPHVEFIRIGSRIPVFLPQRITPELTDIFKKHGPIWMSIHVNHPRECTEALFQATEQLSLAGVPIGNQSVLLKGVNDDAETMRSLIHRLLMMRVRPYYLYQCDLITGSAHLRTSVTKGIEIMKALRGNTTGYAIPQYVIDAPGGGGKIPITPDYVREITDHEIILTNFEGKEYRYPLFPSKQVTNRTEVEAELLGSVMVD, via the coding sequence ATGTATCCAAACGATTCACGAACGAACTGGTTCCACGGACAAGGCCTGTGGGAAGAGGTCCCTTCAAAGGACTGGAATAACTGGGTGTGGCAATTGAAGAACCGAATCACCACACTCGAACAGCTGGAAACCTACCTCGATCTGACCGATGAAGAGCGTCGCGGTTGCCTGTTCGCACGCAACAAGCTCGCCCTCGCCATCACACCCTACTTCTTCAACCTGATTGATCGCAGCGATCCTCACTGTCCCATTCGCCGTCAGGTCATCCCGCGCGAGGGTGAGATGTTTGTCAATCAGGATGAACTGCTCGATCCCGTCGGCGAGGAAAACACGATGCCCGTGAAGGGACTCGTGCACCGCTATCCTGATCGCGTCCTCTTCCTGGTGACGGACCGCTGTGCCGCCTATTGTCGCTATTGCACACGCAGCCGCCTGGTCTCCAACGCTCAGGACTACAATTTCCACCCAAGCTATCAGGAGGGTCTCGACTACATCCGCAACCATCCGGAAGTGCGGGATGTGCTGCTGAGCGGGGGAGACCCTCTGCTTCTGAGCAACAAGAAACTGGACCACCTGCTCGGGGAACTGCGCAAGATCCCTCACGTTGAATTCATTCGCATCGGCTCCCGTATTCCGGTCTTCCTGCCGCAGCGCATCACACCTGAGTTAACTGACATTTTTAAGAAACACGGTCCAATCTGGATGAGCATTCATGTCAACCATCCAAGGGAATGCACCGAAGCACTTTTCCAGGCAACCGAACAACTCAGCCTCGCTGGAGTGCCGATCGGGAACCAGTCCGTCCTGCTCAAGGGCGTCAACGATGACGCAGAAACCATGCGTTCCCTCATCCACCGTTTGCTGATGATGCGCGTTCGCCCCTATTACCTCTATCAGTGCGACCTGATCACGGGTTCGGCCCACCTGCGCACCAGCGTTACCAAGGGCATCGAAATCATGAAGGCCCTGCGCGGAAATACAACGGGTTATGCGATACCTCAATACGTGATTGATGCCCCCGGTGGAGGTGGAAAAATTCCCATCACCCCCGACTACGTTCGCGAAATCACAGACCATGAAATCATTCTCACAAACTTTGAGGGCAAGGAATATCGCTACCCGCTCTTCCCTTCAAAGCAGGTGACCAATCGCACTGAAGTTGAAGCCGAACTTCTCGGTTCGGTTATGGTTGATTAA
- a CDS encoding DUF2214 family protein, translated as MAKIRCTAVDFQLKGLHIRRFRVEPPIDPFIFTLTASSNTMTTEIIFRYVHFLSILGIFASLVAEHLLIAKSMTRAQIRRVSTIDAIFGLSALLALISGLLLWFVVGKPAEVYTQNGVFHAKIMLFVIVGLASIYPTLFFVKNRKGDATQTIDLPKPLIMVVRLELLIVALMPLLATMMSRGIGYFGG; from the coding sequence ATGGCTAAAATCCGCTGCACTGCAGTTGATTTTCAGTTGAAAGGACTCCATATTCGGCGCTTTAGGGTTGAACCTCCCATCGATCCATTCATCTTCACACTCACTGCTTCATCCAACACCATGACAACTGAAATCATTTTTCGTTACGTTCACTTCCTATCCATTCTCGGAATCTTCGCATCTCTGGTCGCCGAACACCTTCTGATCGCCAAATCCATGACACGCGCCCAGATTCGTCGGGTTTCCACCATCGATGCGATCTTTGGCCTTTCCGCTTTGCTGGCACTGATTTCGGGTCTGCTGCTTTGGTTTGTTGTGGGAAAACCCGCAGAAGTGTACACCCAGAACGGTGTCTTTCATGCCAAGATCATGCTCTTTGTCATCGTGGGACTCGCCTCTATCTATCCCACATTGTTTTTTGTCAAAAACCGCAAGGGTGACGCCACACAAACCATTGACCTTCCCAAGCCTCTGATCATGGTCGTGCGCCTTGAGTTGCTGATCGTTGCCCTCATGCCTCTGCTCGCCACCATGATGTCGCGCGGTATCGGGTATTTTGGCGGCTGA
- a CDS encoding RNA-binding protein encodes MDIYVGNLPYDTDDAAVKAAFEAFGAVDSVKMIIDHETGRSKGFGFVSMSNEEEAMNAIAGLNGSEINGREIKVNEARPKSDAPRGNGGGRQFGNSGGPRKGGFRGGDNRGFRNKERGDFRGKSQGRDNWGRSDGGARRSFGEGESDWR; translated from the coding sequence ATGGACATCTATGTAGGCAATCTTCCCTACGACACCGATGACGCAGCCGTTAAGGCCGCTTTTGAAGCATTTGGTGCCGTGGATAGTGTGAAGATGATCATCGATCATGAAACCGGGCGCTCCAAGGGCTTCGGATTTGTCTCGATGAGCAACGAAGAGGAGGCGATGAATGCCATCGCTGGCCTCAATGGATCCGAGATCAATGGCCGCGAAATCAAGGTCAATGAGGCTCGACCCAAATCTGATGCACCCCGTGGAAATGGCGGAGGACGCCAGTTCGGAAACAGCGGCGGTCCGAGAAAAGGTGGTTTCCGTGGCGGAGACAATCGCGGCTTCCGCAATAAGGAACGCGGCGATTTTCGCGGCAAATCACAGGGAAGGGACAATTGGGGACGCTCCGATGGTGGGGCTCGCCGTTCCTTCGGTGAAGGAGAATCTGACTGGCGCTGA